A region of Vitis riparia cultivar Riparia Gloire de Montpellier isolate 1030 chromosome 12, EGFV_Vit.rip_1.0, whole genome shotgun sequence DNA encodes the following proteins:
- the LOC117927349 gene encoding transcription elongation factor B polypeptide 3 isoform X1: MNMMVKRKVPSLVDLCIRTAIDNVRYLGDVGETDINLLDHILPHCTVDQLMHIEKCTEERDLSEVTDKLWKKFYDKEFGVKSTNLVVERMKQKKVSFKWSKLYEAKLKDRDEAQKKSFDRIKQLYQKEDARKQSRQVKICTKVPPSSNKRCFYGGPGTSNLKSNLMKKAKVECLNSPEVKNLAAMKKQALQSRCIAPARKLGSFSGKDCASTSNLTKPMQRRL; this comes from the exons ATGAATATGATGGTAAAGAGGAAAGTTCCTTCATTGGTTGATTTATGTATTAGGACAGCCATAGATAATGTTAGGTATCTCGGAGATGTTGGTGAGACAGATATAAATCTGCTTGATCATATTCTGCCGCATTGTACAGTTGATCAGTTGATGCATATTGAGAAGTGCACAGAA GAAAGAGATTTGAGTGAAGTAACTGATAAATTATGGAAAAAATTTTATGACAAAGAATTTGGTGTGAAGAGTACTAATCTTGTAGTTGAGAGGATGAAACAGAAGAAAGTATCATTTAAATGGAGCAAACTGTATGAG GCAAAATTGAAAGACAGGGATGAGGCTCAGAAGAAATCGTTTGATCGAATTAAGCAATTATACCAGAAGGAAGATGCCA GAAAACAAAGTCGACAAGTTAAGATTTGCACTAAAGTTCCACCTTCAAGCAATAAAAGATGCTTCTATG GCGGACCTGGCACTTCCAATTTGAAGAGCAACTTGATGAAGAAGGCCAAAGTAGAATGTCTTAACAG TCCGGAGGTGAAAAATCTTGCAGCTATGAAGAAACAAGCGTTGCAAAGTCGCTG CATCGCTCCTGCAAGAAAGCTTGGCAGTTTTTCGGGGAAGGATTGTGCTTCAACTTCCAATCTTACGAAGCCGATGCAGAGGAGACTGTAA
- the LOC117927378 gene encoding putative germin-like protein 9-2, translated as MATRTFSLLFSLVVTSFALVQIAMAGDPNILSDFILPDNQSAVDGSFFTFTDMRVLIGAPEPTSFKVLKASLAEFPALNGQSVSTAVLQFPADAVNPPHTHPRSAELLFLIFGSLQVGFVDTTNKLYTQTIQEGDMFVFPKGLVHFQYNVDSKNSALAVSTFGSANAGTVSVPNSVFTTGIDDNILAKSFKTDVATIQAIKAGLAPKP; from the coding sequence ATGGCCACCAGGACCTTCAGCCTTTTATTTTCACTGGTGGTAACGTCATTTGCCCTTGTCCAAATAGCAATGGCAGGAGACCCAAACATTCTCTCCGACTTCATACTACCAGACAACCAATCGGCTGTGGATGGTAGCTTCTTCACATTTACTGATATGCGGGTTCTGATCGGGGCACCTGAACCCACAAGCTTCAAGGTTTTGAAAGCAAGCTTGGCTGAATTCCCAGCTCTGAATGGCCAGAGTGTTTCTACTGCTGTGCTTCAATTCCCAGCTGACGCAGTCAACCCACCTCACACCCATCCTCGCTCTGCTGAGCTCCTGTTCCTCATTTTTGGTTCACTTCAAGTGGGGTTCGTTGACACAACTAACAAGCTCTATACCCAGACAATTCAAGAAGGTGATATGTTCGTGTTCCCTAAGGGGCTCGTTCACTTCCAGTACAATGTTGATTCAAAGAATTCTGCTTTAGCTGTTTCCACCTTTGGCAGTGCAAACGCTGGAACTGTTTCAGTGCCCAACAGTGTGTTCACCACCGGCATTGATGACAACATCTTGGCTAAGTCCTTCAAAACAGACGTTGCCACCATTCAAGCAATTAAGGCTGGTCTTGCACCCAAGCCCTGA
- the LOC117927349 gene encoding uncharacterized protein LOC117927349 isoform X2 has protein sequence MKQKKVSFKWSKLYEAKLKDRDEAQKKSFDRIKQLYQKEDARKQSRQVKICTKVPPSSNKRCFYGGPGTSNLKSNLMKKAKVECLNSPEVKNLAAMKKQALQSRCIAPARKLGSFSGKDCASTSNLTKPMQRRL, from the exons ATGAAACAGAAGAAAGTATCATTTAAATGGAGCAAACTGTATGAG GCAAAATTGAAAGACAGGGATGAGGCTCAGAAGAAATCGTTTGATCGAATTAAGCAATTATACCAGAAGGAAGATGCCA GAAAACAAAGTCGACAAGTTAAGATTTGCACTAAAGTTCCACCTTCAAGCAATAAAAGATGCTTCTATG GCGGACCTGGCACTTCCAATTTGAAGAGCAACTTGATGAAGAAGGCCAAAGTAGAATGTCTTAACAG TCCGGAGGTGAAAAATCTTGCAGCTATGAAGAAACAAGCGTTGCAAAGTCGCTG CATCGCTCCTGCAAGAAAGCTTGGCAGTTTTTCGGGGAAGGATTGTGCTTCAACTTCCAATCTTACGAAGCCGATGCAGAGGAGACTGTAA
- the LOC117925819 gene encoding exopolygalacturonase-like, translated as MGLKLNIATTSLLLLLASAAEVSGDIIFDVTKYGARTDGNSDISQALLKAWGDACSSPVASTVMIPDGTYALGQIIIAGPCKAPINFVVQGTVMAPVDTSRFRAEAGWITFQQSDQFTLSGDGVFDGQGKIVWGTKCLSSAYCNQLPINLRFNFITNSMVKDITSRDSKQFHINLLGCKNLTFYNIVISAPEESLNTDGIHIGRSSGINITDSTIETGDDCVSIGDGSEQINIQRVTCGPGHGISVGSLGKYPNEEPVVGISVKNCTLTNTQNGVRVKTWPASHQGTASEMHFEDIVMNNVGNPIIIDQEYCPHNQCNLKSPSRIKISNVSFRNIRGTTSTQVAVKLICSQGVPCQDVELGDINLEYNGNEGPAMSQCKNIKPNLLGAQLPRICS; from the exons ATGGGCCTGAAATTGAATATCGCAACAACCTCTCTTCTGCTATTGCTAGCATCTGCTGCAGAAGTGTCTGGTGATATCATTTTTGATGTTACCAAATATGGTGCCAGGACTGATGGAAACTCCGATATCAGCCAG GCCTTACTTAAAGCTTGGGGAGACGCTTGTTCATCGCCTGTGGCAAGTACAGTTATGATTCCAGATGGGACATATGCGCTGGGGCAAATAATCATCGCAGGCCCTTGCAAGGCTCCTATTAATTTCGTTGTCCAAGGCACTGTGATGGCCCCGGTGGATACCAGCAGGTTCAGGGCTGAAGCTGGTTGGATTACGTTTCAACAAAGCGACCAGTTCACATTGTCTGGTGATGGAGTTTTTGATGGTCAAGGAAAAATTGTATGGGGCACAAAATGCCTCAGTTCTGCATATTGCAACCAACTTCCCATT AATCTGAGGTTCAACTTCATCACCAATAGCATGGTCAAGGACATAACTTCAAGAGACAGCAAGCAGTTTCATATTAATCTTTTGGGGTGCAAGAATTTAACTTTCTACAACATTGTAATCAGTGCACCAGAAGAGAGCCTTAACACAGATGGAATTCACATTGGACGTTCCTCGGGGATCAATATCACCGATTCAACCATAGAAACCGGAGATGATTGTGTCTCAATTGGTGACGGCAGTGAGCAAATTAATATCCAAAGAGTAACCTGCGGACCTGGCCATGGCATCAGCGTGGGAAGTCTAGGAAAGTACCCCAATGAAGAACCTGTGGTTGGCATTAGTGTCAAGAACTGCACCCTCACCAACACCCAGAATGGCGTGAGAGTGAAGACATGGCCTGCTTCCCATCAAGGCACTGCCTCTGAAATGCATTTTGAAGATATTGTCATGAATAATGTTGGCAATCCCATAATCATAGATCAAGAGTACTGCCCCCATAACCAATGCAACTTGAAG AGTCCATCACGCATTAAGATCAGCAATGTTAGCTTCAGAAATATCCGGGGCACCACCTCAACTCAGGTTGCTGTCAAGCTTATTTGCAGCCAGGGAGTACCATGCCAAGACGTCGAACTTGGTGACATCAACTTGGAATACAATGGAAACGAAGGCCCTGCCATGTCACAGTGTAAAAACATTAAGCCAAATCTACTAGGCGCGCAACTGCCAAGGATTTGTTCATAA